The Algoriphagus halophilus sequence TTTGCCTGTACATGGTTTTCCACCAGTTTGGCTACTTTCTCTGGAAACCCCAGGTCTCTCAAAAAGTCTCCCCCGATCTTCTCATGGCTTTTGATGCCATATCCATCCATGGATTCAAAATTGCCCAGGTGCACACAAAGATGCCCGATATCATGAAAGAATGCTGCTAGAATCACCTCTTCCTCGTATCCCTCTTTTTCCGCAATCTGGGCAGATTGACACATATGTTCGATCTGTGATACAGGCTCACCAATGTAATCCTCTTCCCCATATTTCCGGTACAGGTCAAAAACCAGTTCAATGCGTTTGGTTTTGGATTGGTTTGAATAGGTTGGTTTCATGTCTTTCTAGTTTATAAATACTAAATAACCTGTTGAAGGATTGCCTGCAAAATCTGAAAGGTTAAGTTTAAATCAAGTCTCTATTAATTTAAGATTATTCAATCCCTAAAGGTTGAATAATCCCTAGAAGATTTGAATTTCATCCCTTAAGTTAATAAATAATTAACCTTATAAATAGTTTTGATACTGTACAAAAGTTTAATTTTGCTAAACAATAATTGAGTTGGTTTTGAAAATAAGGGGGCAAGTGTCTTGCACGAAGCTCCCTTTTTTTAGCAGTAGAAAAATGATTATCGAATCAACACTGAATTTTTAATAAATTAAGGGATATGAGTTCAACTTCATCAGCAATCGTCATTGGAGCCGGGATCGTAGGCTTATCTGTTACCCGTGCTTTGCAGGCCAAAGGGTGGAAAGTTACCGTCATAGAGCGGCATCCACAGGCTCAGGGAGCCTCTGTGCGGAATTTTGGAATGATATGGCCCATCGGACAGGCCCAAGGACCAGCCTATCAACGGGCCAAAAGAGCCCGTGAAATCTGGATCGACATGAGCCAAAAGGCGGAGTTTTTTGCGGAGAAAACAGGATCTCTTCACTTGGCTTATACGGATTTGGAAATGCAGGTGGTAGAGGAATATGTAGCTGCCATGAAAGGGGTGAAGTCCGCAGAGGCATTGACCCCCGAGCAGACCCAAAAAATAAGCCCAGCCACTAAATTGGATGGGTTGAAAGGAGCTTTGTGGTCGGATGAAGAAATGATTGTAGACCCGAGGGAAGCGGTGTTTAAGACTGCGAAATACCTGGATTCCTTGCCTGGAGTGGAGTTTATTTGGAATAAAGTTATTTCCAGAATTGAAGAGAATACGGTGTACAGTGGACAGACTTCCTGGTCTGCAGACAAGGTGTTTGTTTGCTCTGGAGCGGATTTTGAAACCTTGTATCCTGAAGTATTTGCGGGGATTCCCATCACCAAATGCAAATTGCAAATGATGCGCTTGGTACAGCAGCCGGAGAATTGGAGGATAGGACCGCCATTGTGTGCAGGGTTGAGTTTTATCCATTACAAGGGATTTGAAGTAGCAGATTCCCTGTCAAAGCTTCGTGAAGTGTACCAACAGCAATTCCCGGAATTATTGGAATTGGGCATCCATGTGATGGTATCCCAAAATGGATTGGGGGAATTGACCATCGGGGATAGCCATGAATACGGCCTGAATTTGAGTCCATTTGACCAAACCCATATCAACGAGCTCATCATCAATTTCCTGAAAACCTTTGCCCAGTTTAAGGATTGGAGAATCGGCTCGGCCTGGCATGGCATTTATCCTAAAATGACCGATGGATCCATTGATTTTGTAAGGGAAATAGATCAATATGTGACCATTGTCAATGGAGTAGGTGGGGCAGGCATGACCTTGTCATTTGGCTTGGGAGAAGAAGTCGTTGATCAACTTTAATGGTCCTCAAACCCTTTTAAGTAGTTAATTTTTTTCTGGAACGTAATTAATCAGTAGTTTTCCAGTTGTTTAGACCCAAAATTTATGGAGCATGAAGTAATCGTGCAGATCAGTAACAAGATCAAAAGCATCAGAAAAGAAAAAAACCTCACCCTACAGGATATCGCCGATCGAGCAGGAGTAACCAAAGGCTTGATCTCCCAAATTGAGAACAGCAGAACTATCCCTTCCCTTTTAGTATTGATCCAGATTATCCAGGCCTTGGAAGTGGATCTGGATTCATTTTTTGCAGAGTTAAGCAGGTATAGTCAGGAGACAAAAATTATCGTCCAGCGGAAATCCGACTACGAGCGATTCGAAAAGGAGCCTGCCAGTGGCTATGAGTATTTTCGGATTTTTACCAAGAAAATGGGGCAAAGCACCATCGACATTGTCCTGTTGGAAATCCAGCCGGGAAGCACCAGGGATTTTGTGCAGACCGAGGCTTTTGAATACAAATTCATCATTTCTGGCTCGGTCAAATATGTGTTCCGGGATCAGGAAATTGTTTTAAATGCCGGAGATTCCTTGTTATTTGATGGCCGCCTGGAGCATAATCCCGTGAATGAAGGGGAGGTGCCTGTCCAGATGTTGGTAGTCTATTTCTTTGAACAGAAACGCTAGAATGAAGTATTTTCTTTTCCTGATCCTCCTATTGGCAAGCTGGACCTCCCAGGCGCAGACCAGGTATCGTGATGAATTGGGCAGGTCGGTATCCAAAGATGAATTCCAAAACAAGATTTTGAACGGTCCTTATTTTGGGGTACCCAGTGAGGATCCGGAAGTGATGATGCTCATCTATCGTATGCCCTTCGGTAAAGTGGAACCGGGACCATTTTATGAAAAGCTGGGAAAATCAGAGGAGTTGAAGGAAGGGAAATCACTGATCGTGATTTTTTATCCGGGGAAAGATGAATGCAATTCCACAGGGGACAATGCCAATGACCGAAGGTATTTTCAGAAAACCCATGATTATTTAATGAAGGTGGCAGCGAAAAGAAATGCTTCTGAACCGGACTACATCTTCAAAAACTCCCATGGCTTGGAAAAATACCAAGGAATTATTTCCTGGATGCCCGATCCAGATGGTGTTTTTGAGCAGGAGTTTTTTAAATTCCCTTATCCCTGCAGAAGCTTTGTGGTGATCCATCCAAGTGGGGAATACCGTTCGATTTTGGGAGAGTTTCCCAACAACCAGGTCGATCAGGCATTGAAAATATTGAACAAAAACTAACATTATGAAACCCGTGGATATTCAGGAAGTAACTGCCAATGAATTAGAGGAGTTGGTACTTATGGCCAGGAAGTCGTTTTTAGAAGCTTTTACTGCCGGCAATAAAATTGAAAATGTTTACGCCTATTTGGATGAAGCATTCACTCCCGCCCAATTTGAAAAGGAATTTATCAACCCTTGTTCCAAGTTCTTTGTCGCGAAGTCAGAAGGGAAAATCATTGGCTATACCAAGGTCAATCAAGTGCCTTCCCAAACAGATATCCATGATGAAGAGAGTTTGGAGATTGCCAGATTGTATGTATTGGAAGTATACAAAGGTCAGGGTTTTGGGAAGCAGTTACTGGACTATGCTTTTGATTTTGCCCGGAAAAACTCATTGAAATATGTGTGGTTGGGAGTTTGGGAGCATAATAAACATGCCATTCAGTTTTACGAAAAACAGGGGTTTAAAAAATTCGGGACTCACCCTTTTCCATTCGGAGATGAGGTTCAAACGGACTGGCTGATGAAAAAAGATACCTGAATCCAACAGGTAAACATTAATCAGAAGGTAAATTCTCAAAATTGAATTTAATCCTTAATTTTCGAATTAAAGAATCTAGTAAGGATGAAGCAAAAACCCATTTTTTGGATACTTTTCATTTCCCTATTGGGGGCAGCATTATACATTCATACCTTTAATTATGGGTATTCCGGAGACGACGGGATTTATGCCTACTTCAATCGTGTCACCCAAAAAGGATTAGCCGAATGGACAGAACTGTTTCAATACGGTTCCATGAATTTTATTTCAATTAATCCCGTAAATACCAGTATTTACAGACCTTTTACTTTATTGACCTTTGCGATAGAGTATCAGATTTTCGGGGAGTTCAATGCCACAAACGGTCACATTCTCAATGTGATTTTATATTTCTTCTTATTGGTCATTTTGGGGAATCTTATGGTGATCCTGTCCCAAAAGAAGGCCCTTCCGATCTTTGTTCCTTTACTGGTTTTACTTCTGTATGCAGTTCACCCGATCCATACGGAAGTGGTGGCATCGGTCAAAAGCAGGGATACTTTATTAGCTTCCTTGTTCGCTTTTTCGGCGATTCTTTACTGGGTCAAAAATGAAGGGAGCTTTACCCTTCCTAAGCAATTTTTGGTGGGAGGCTTATTTTTCCTTTCCCTGATTTCCAAAGAGGAGACCATTACCCTGATGGCTTTGGTGTTCTTAATCGCTTACTTCTTTCAGAAACGCTCCTTTGGAGCAAGTATCAAATCTGTAATTCCCTATTTGATTCCGGTCATCCTTTATTTGGTATGCCGGGCGATCGTGTTGGATGAAGCAGCCACCGTATATGATTCCAAAATCAATTCCGTGTTATATGGAGTATCAGGCGGAGAAAGACTGGCCACCAACCTATTTATTTACCTCCAGTATGTAAAATTGCTGGTAGTTCCCCATCCACTTTCCTGGGATTATTCCTTCAGCCAGATTGATGTTCAAACCTTTGCCAATCCTCTTGTTTGGGTCAGTTTGCTATTCTTCGCCGGGTTGATTTTTGTGGCAGTCAAAGGCCTGAAGTCCCGGTCATTGATCAGTTTTGGGATTCTTTTTTACCTGGCTACTTTTTCGATTTTCGCCAACTTGACAGATTCTTTGACCATTGGATCGAATCTCGGAGAGCGGTTTCTGTTCATCCCTTCTCTGGCATTCTGTTTTTTGGTGGTATATGGACTTTATATGCTCATGCAGCATTATCAAATCCAAAAGGCCCCTCTTATTTCCTTGTTGATTTTAATGCCGTTCTTACTTGCTTTCTCCTGGAAGACCATCGATCGCGCCAAAGTATGGAAAGACGGCCTATCACTTTCCTATTCAGGAATTGAAACTGCTCCAAAAAGTTGGAGAACACATGTGATGTATGCAGAGGAATTACGTTTGGAAGCCGCCAAACTAAAAACAACTTCTCCAGATTCCGCCAGGGATTACTATGCCGAATCGGTGGTACATTTTGATCAGGCTTATGAGATTTTGGGAGAAGATGCCTCGGTCTCCCAATATTTGGCTGCATTAGCAGAGTCTTTACTAGGAGTGGGAGATACTACCAGAGCGTTGGTGGTGCTGGAGCAAAGCATAGAAAAACAACCGGATTCCCATTTCGCCAAATTCAAATTGGCGGCAATTTCCTTTGAACAAGGAGACTATGAGAGGGCAAGGCGGCTGTACCTGGAAAGCCTTCAGACGAAGAAGCCTGATTTGTATGCGACCTATAAAAACTTGGGATTGACCTATATCCGTCTGAATGAAAAAGCGAATGCGGTGGCAGTTTTTGAAAAGGCACTGGAGGTACAAGAGGATCCGGAAATCAATAGAAACCTGGCTTATCTGTATACCGAATTGGGGGATTTGGAAAAGGCCAAAGCCTATGGCGCAGGAGAAGATGATTTTTCTGTGGAAGAGACCGCCTTTTTATTGGCGATGAGAGCGGGAAATACTGCCTTTGAAAATAAAAATTATGCGGAAGCAGTCCGGAATTATTCAGAAATAGAGGCAGCGTTTGAGGACTTTGGAGGCTCAGAAAAGTATCCCTCCTATTATGCTGCTTACGGAAAAGCCTTGTTGGAGTCCAAGGATACCCTTGCCTCAAAAGCCAGGTTTTTGAAAGCATATGAGGTTGATCCGGGCAATTCGGTGGTGTTGACCAATTTAGGTACGATCTCCTTTTTGAAGGACAGGAATTATGCGAATGCAGAAAAGTATTTCAGGGCTGCAGTGGAGGCCGGTCATGAAGATCAGTTCTCCGCCTATACAAACCTTGGGACGGCCTTGATTGTACAGAGAAAAGAACGAGAAGCCATTGAGGCATTTGAAAAATCCCTTCAATATGGGTCTAGCAGATCTGTGCTCTCCAATTTGTACCTGCTCAATAAAGCGGTGGGGAATGAGGAACGGATGAAGTATTACCAAGAGCAATTGGCCAATACGAGTAATCAATAAAAAGAAAGGCAACCCATTGGGTCGCCTTTCGGATCTATAAATAGGGTGGTAGGACTTATTGTCCCAACTCACCTCGTTCAGCCATACGTTTCATTTTCTTATTGGCATAAATAGCCACTTCCACCCTTCGGTTTTGTTGTCTTCCGGCTTCGTTTTCATTCGTGGCAATCGGCTGTGATTCTCCGTATGCCGCAGTTTCCAATCGGGATCGATCAATACCCATGGCAGTCAGGTAATCTTCTACAGAATAAGCCCTTTCCCTGGATAGGTTTAGGTTATAGTCATCAGAACCTGTGGCATCTGTGTGGCCTTCCGCTAGGATATTGGTGTCCTCGTATTTTTTCAAGGTCTCAGAAAGTTCGGTCAAGTTTTCTCTGGAGTTGGCATTGAGATCAGATTTATCCACTGCGAACATCAATCCGGAATCAAAGGTGATCTTAATTCCCTCACCTACTCGTTCAACGGTAGCACCTTCCAGATCTCTCTGAAGTTCTTCAGCAGCCTTATCCATTTGGTTTCCGATAATGGCACCCGCGGTACCTCCGATGGCAGAACCAATCAATACACCTGTGGCTGTATTGTCTTTTCCGGCAATTACACCACCAAGCACACCGCCGGCGGCACCGCCTATTGCACCACCTTTGACGGCATTACTTGATTTACAACTCACAGCTCCCAGGGATACGGAAGCGATCATTACGGTATAAAGAATTTTGTTGGTCGTTTTCATAATCTTTTTGTTTGATACCAGCAGCAGTTCAAATCATAGGCCATTGCGATTCTGGGCGATTTTGGCTGTTTTTGCGAAATTAGGATGGAAAATTATTCCCGAAAATGGGGAGTAGTCCACAGTTTTTGACTAATCTTAATCTATAGAAGAAGGAGGTGAGGGGGCCAATCTGGATGAAAAAGCTGCAGCCATCAGAAAGGGATCCTTGGTTTCGATGCAATCCAAAAGTATTTTCATGCAAAGATTACTTTTATGAGAAAGACCATTCTGTTTGTAGTAGCCTTGATGGGATTGCATTGCTATTCCTGGGCACAGGAATCCAAAAAACCAGTGGTGATTCTGATCTCCCTGGATGGATTTCGATATGATTATGTGGAGCGGTTTCAGCCTGAAAACCTAAGTAGATTTATTGAAGGAGGGACCGCCGCTAAATCTTTAATTCCTTCTTTTCCTACCAAAACATTTCCGAATCACTACACCATCGCCACCGGGTTGAGACCGGAACACCATGGGATTGTGGATAATGGGTTTTATGATCCGAATCGCGACGAGGAATACCATCATAACAATCCTACCTATTCAACAGATGGGTCTTGGTATGGAGGAACGCCACTTTGGGTCTTGGCCGAACAAAATGGGTTGAAAGCGGCTAGTTATTTCTTTGTGGGGTCAGAAGCAGATGTTCAGGGAGTAAGGCCAAGCTACTATTTTAAGTACGATGGAAGGGTCAATAACCTGACGCGGGTAAGCCAGGTATTTGAGTGGTTACAGCTTCCCGAAGAAGAAATGCCCCAGATGATTACCATGTATTTTTCGGATATGGATGATGTAGGTCATGCCTATGGGCCGTTGAATGACCAGAAATTAAATGAAAGATTACAGCAGCTGGATCACACCTTAGGAACCTTGATGGAAGGTGTAAAAAGTTTGGACCTAGACGTCAACATTTTTATTGTTTCTGACCACGGTATGATGGAAGTGCCCTTTAAAAACTTCTTTGCGTTGGATGAGATCACAGAGGGGCTGGATTTGAAAGTAGTAAATAATGGAGCCTTGGCACATTTGTATCTTGACAATCCCAAAAAGAAAAAAAAGGTATTGAAGAAACTAAACAAACGTGAAGGCCCTTTTAAAGTGGTGGATGTGGAAGAATCAGAATACTATCAGGATTTATCCCGGTATGGGGATCGAATCGGTGATATTTTGATTTTACCTGAATTGGGATTTTACATAGCCAGTAACCGGGAGGGCTTGGCCCGGGTAAAAGCCAACATGGCTAGGGCAGAGTCCGATTATTACGGAGGCCATGGTTTTAGTCCTACCTACCAACAAATGCATGGGATATTCTATGCCAATGGACCTGAGATTAAGGAAGGGATGACCATTGAATCCTTTGAAAATATCCATATTTACCCCTTGATCTGTCAGATTTTGGGATTACCGATTCCGGAAGGTATAGATGGGGAGTTACAGGTGTTAGCGCCAATTTTGAAAGATTAGAATGGATAAGATTGATATTCGCAGTAGAAAAGAAGTAGACTTTCTGGTTCGAAGGTTTTATGATCAGGTACGGGTTCATGAAACCTTGGGTCCTGTGTTTAATCAGATTGTGGAGGACTGGGAGCATCATTTGACCCATTTAAGTGATTTTTGGGAGATGATTTTACTGCAAACCGGTCCAGGGGCCGGCAAGTTTAACCCCACCAAAGTCCATCGGGAAGTGGATGCCGCAGTAGATCACAGCATAGAGCAGCAACATTTTGGGAATTGGCTGGAGTTATGGTTTACCACCATTGATCGGTATTTTGAAGGAGAAGTGGCAGCTTATGCCAAAGAGCATGCGCGAAGAATGGCTCATATGTTGTTTATGAGAATATGGGAGGGGAGACAATTGAACTGACCTATCCTTTTTGCAAAAGAATCACCCAGGTGAAAAATCCTAGAAATATGACCGAGGAAGAAAAAAAATATGCTGCAGAACAAAAGAAGTTAGCTGCTGAAGAAAAAAAGCTGGCTGCAGAAGAGAAAAAGAAGCAGAAAGTAATAGACAAGGAAATCCAGACCACCAAAAAAACTGGGAAAGATGCCCCTAAGTCACATGGGGAGATCCTAAGAGACCAGATTTCTGATGCCTTGGAGACCTATGAAAAAAGTCCAAGTAGTTTGTTTTTGAGCTCTATCACCGCTGGTCTGGAGATTGGGTTTAGCTACCTGATGATATGCACCGTTTTCTTTTTTGCAATGGGCAAAATGGATGAAGGTTCTATTTTTAAGCTAATTTCTTTGGTCTATCCATTGGGGTTTATCTTGGTGGTATTGGGGCAAAGTATCCTCTTTACGGAGCAAACGGCCTTGTTGACATTGCCTGTTTTAAATAAAAAGCAAACAATTAGAGCAATGCTCAAGCTATGGGGAGTGGTGATCAGCGGAAATTTAATAGGAGGCTATATCATTGCGCTGCTCCTCAATTGGCTAGGTCCAAGGTTAGGAATATTTGATAAAGAGGTAGTGGTAACCATTGCCTTGCATGTCCTGGAAGTGAAACCAATGGTGATCTTGGTCAGTGCAATCGTCGCAGGTTGGTTGATGGGGCTGCTGTCCTGGCTCCTGGCTTCGGTCAAAGATACCATCAGTAGGATTGTCATGATCTTTTTGATTACCTCTGTCTTGGCATTCACGAGTTTGCACCACAGTATTATTGGAAGCATTGAGGTGTTTTCAGGTATGTTGAAGTCCCCGGAAATTTCGCTTTTGGATTATTTGATGTTTCAAGGATTGGCTTTACTGGGAAATGCTTTTGGAGGAGCAATTTTCGTAGGCCTGATTAAATACCGAGCATTTGTATACAATATCGTTGGCAAGTAGACCACTCTAAAATCACTTAAAATGAGGAATTTTTTATACGCTGTTTTTTCAATTGGATTGACAACCTTTTGTTTTTTTCAATGCACCAAGCCTTCTAATGCACCAATCCCCTTATTTAACGGGACTAATTTGGATGGCTGGCATATGGATGTTCCAGATTTGGAAGCTGACAGCAGTTTAAGGATTCCTTTTATTATTAGAGATGGATTGCTCGTGAGCTTGGGTACGCCAGAAGGACATTTAATTACCGATCAGGAATACGGGGATTATACCTTGGAACTGGATTACCGATTTGCCGGAGAGCCCGGGAATTGTGGAATACTGGTTCATGCATCTGAGCCCAGGGCATTGTATGAGAT is a genomic window containing:
- a CDS encoding tetratricopeptide repeat protein codes for the protein MKQKPIFWILFISLLGAALYIHTFNYGYSGDDGIYAYFNRVTQKGLAEWTELFQYGSMNFISINPVNTSIYRPFTLLTFAIEYQIFGEFNATNGHILNVILYFFLLVILGNLMVILSQKKALPIFVPLLVLLLYAVHPIHTEVVASVKSRDTLLASLFAFSAILYWVKNEGSFTLPKQFLVGGLFFLSLISKEETITLMALVFLIAYFFQKRSFGASIKSVIPYLIPVILYLVCRAIVLDEAATVYDSKINSVLYGVSGGERLATNLFIYLQYVKLLVVPHPLSWDYSFSQIDVQTFANPLVWVSLLFFAGLIFVAVKGLKSRSLISFGILFYLATFSIFANLTDSLTIGSNLGERFLFIPSLAFCFLVVYGLYMLMQHYQIQKAPLISLLILMPFLLAFSWKTIDRAKVWKDGLSLSYSGIETAPKSWRTHVMYAEELRLEAAKLKTTSPDSARDYYAESVVHFDQAYEILGEDASVSQYLAALAESLLGVGDTTRALVVLEQSIEKQPDSHFAKFKLAAISFEQGDYERARRLYLESLQTKKPDLYATYKNLGLTYIRLNEKANAVAVFEKALEVQEDPEINRNLAYLYTELGDLEKAKAYGAGEDDFSVEETAFLLAMRAGNTAFENKNYAEAVRNYSEIEAAFEDFGGSEKYPSYYAAYGKALLESKDTLASKARFLKAYEVDPGNSVVLTNLGTISFLKDRNYANAEKYFRAAVEAGHEDQFSAYTNLGTALIVQRKEREAIEAFEKSLQYGSSRSVLSNLYLLNKAVGNEERMKYYQEQLANTSNQ
- a CDS encoding GNAT family N-acetyltransferase; the protein is MKPVDIQEVTANELEELVLMARKSFLEAFTAGNKIENVYAYLDEAFTPAQFEKEFINPCSKFFVAKSEGKIIGYTKVNQVPSQTDIHDEESLEIARLYVLEVYKGQGFGKQLLDYAFDFARKNSLKYVWLGVWEHNKHAIQFYEKQGFKKFGTHPFPFGDEVQTDWLMKKDT
- a CDS encoding phosphonate degradation HD-domain oxygenase — its product is MKPTYSNQSKTKRIELVFDLYRKYGEEDYIGEPVSQIEHMCQSAQIAEKEGYEEEVILAAFFHDIGHLCVHLGNFESMDGYGIKSHEKIGGDFLRDLGFPEKVAKLVENHVQAKRYLTYKFPEYFDKLSEASRKTLEFQGGKMNASEAAAFENDPLFEVSLKMRTWDEMAKEEHVPLPDLENYKKMAERILAS
- a CDS encoding alkaline phosphatase family protein gives rise to the protein MRKTILFVVALMGLHCYSWAQESKKPVVILISLDGFRYDYVERFQPENLSRFIEGGTAAKSLIPSFPTKTFPNHYTIATGLRPEHHGIVDNGFYDPNRDEEYHHNNPTYSTDGSWYGGTPLWVLAEQNGLKAASYFFVGSEADVQGVRPSYYFKYDGRVNNLTRVSQVFEWLQLPEEEMPQMITMYFSDMDDVGHAYGPLNDQKLNERLQQLDHTLGTLMEGVKSLDLDVNIFIVSDHGMMEVPFKNFFALDEITEGLDLKVVNNGALAHLYLDNPKKKKKVLKKLNKREGPFKVVDVEESEYYQDLSRYGDRIGDILILPELGFYIASNREGLARVKANMARAESDYYGGHGFSPTYQQMHGIFYANGPEIKEGMTIESFENIHIYPLICQILGLPIPEGIDGELQVLAPILKD
- a CDS encoding formate/nitrite transporter family protein — its product is MTEEEKKYAAEQKKLAAEEKKLAAEEKKKQKVIDKEIQTTKKTGKDAPKSHGEILRDQISDALETYEKSPSSLFLSSITAGLEIGFSYLMICTVFFFAMGKMDEGSIFKLISLVYPLGFILVVLGQSILFTEQTALLTLPVLNKKQTIRAMLKLWGVVISGNLIGGYIIALLLNWLGPRLGIFDKEVVVTIALHVLEVKPMVILVSAIVAGWLMGLLSWLLASVKDTISRIVMIFLITSVLAFTSLHHSIIGSIEVFSGMLKSPEISLLDYLMFQGLALLGNAFGGAIFVGLIKYRAFVYNIVGK
- a CDS encoding group III truncated hemoglobin gives rise to the protein MDKIDIRSRKEVDFLVRRFYDQVRVHETLGPVFNQIVEDWEHHLTHLSDFWEMILLQTGPGAGKFNPTKVHREVDAAVDHSIEQQHFGNWLELWFTTIDRYFEGEVAAYAKEHARRMAHMLFMRIWEGRQLN
- a CDS encoding OmpA family protein, yielding MKTTNKILYTVMIASVSLGAVSCKSSNAVKGGAIGGAAGGVLGGVIAGKDNTATGVLIGSAIGGTAGAIIGNQMDKAAEELQRDLEGATVERVGEGIKITFDSGLMFAVDKSDLNANSRENLTELSETLKKYEDTNILAEGHTDATGSDDYNLNLSRERAYSVEDYLTAMGIDRSRLETAAYGESQPIATNENEAGRQQNRRVEVAIYANKKMKRMAERGELGQ
- a CDS encoding helix-turn-helix domain-containing protein, giving the protein MEHEVIVQISNKIKSIRKEKNLTLQDIADRAGVTKGLISQIENSRTIPSLLVLIQIIQALEVDLDSFFAELSRYSQETKIIVQRKSDYERFEKEPASGYEYFRIFTKKMGQSTIDIVLLEIQPGSTRDFVQTEAFEYKFIISGSVKYVFRDQEIVLNAGDSLLFDGRLEHNPVNEGEVPVQMLVVYFFEQKR
- a CDS encoding TIGR03364 family FAD-dependent oxidoreductase, whose product is MSSTSSAIVIGAGIVGLSVTRALQAKGWKVTVIERHPQAQGASVRNFGMIWPIGQAQGPAYQRAKRAREIWIDMSQKAEFFAEKTGSLHLAYTDLEMQVVEEYVAAMKGVKSAEALTPEQTQKISPATKLDGLKGALWSDEEMIVDPREAVFKTAKYLDSLPGVEFIWNKVISRIEENTVYSGQTSWSADKVFVCSGADFETLYPEVFAGIPITKCKLQMMRLVQQPENWRIGPPLCAGLSFIHYKGFEVADSLSKLREVYQQQFPELLELGIHVMVSQNGLGELTIGDSHEYGLNLSPFDQTHINELIINFLKTFAQFKDWRIGSAWHGIYPKMTDGSIDFVREIDQYVTIVNGVGGAGMTLSFGLGEEVVDQL